Proteins found in one Leptospira terpstrae serovar Hualin str. LT 11-33 = ATCC 700639 genomic segment:
- a CDS encoding GNAT family N-acetyltransferase, producing MVYTVPEFRQQGIGAKLCRSIEVTAKDRGIKEIYLFSDTAVSLYNRFGWTEAVTCGHRTVMKKEF from the coding sequence TTGGTTTACACTGTTCCAGAATTCCGTCAGCAAGGTATAGGGGCAAAACTTTGCCGGTCGATTGAAGTAACTGCAAAGGATCGAGGTATCAAAGAAATTTATTTATTTTCAGATACTGCAGTATCTTTGTATAATCGTTTTGGTTGGACTGAGGCAGTTACTTGCGGTCATAGGACAGTGATGAAGAAAGAATTTTAA